Sequence from the Sphingomonas suaedae genome:
CTGCCGACGTCCTTGGCCAGCCCCAGCAGATCGGCGGCGTTGGTCGTGGCGGCGACGATCGCCTGCATCGGGGTCATCCCGTGCTTGACCATCAGCTCGAACTCATCGGCATTGCGACCGTGCTTCGATACGCCGGCATCGGTGCCGAATGCGACCTTGACCCCCGCCGGAACCGCTTTTTCCAGCGCCTTGCCGGTGATCGAGATGCGCCAGTCGATCTTCGCGCGCACCGCGGGCGGATAGGCGTTCGGATCCTTGGCGATCCGCTCCAGATAGCCGTTCACGGTCGACAGGGTCGGGACATAATAGGCGCGGCTCCTGGCGAACTGTGCGATCGTCGCATCGTCCATCAGCGTGCCATGCTCGATCGAATCCGCGCCCATCTTCAGCGCCAGCGCGACGCCGTCGGCGCCATGGGCATGGACCGCGACCTTCTTGCCATAGAGGCGTGCGGTCTCGACGATCGCCTGCGCCTCGTCGTCGAACATCTGTTTGCCCAGGCCCGCGCCGATCCGGCTGTTGACGCCGCCCGTGGTCGCAATCTTGATGACATCGACCCCACGCGCGACCTGATTGCGCACCGCCTTGCGGCATTCCGCCGGGCCGTCGCACAAATTCTCGGTATTGATCGCGGCGTGCAGGTCCTCGACCACCCCCAGCCGCCGGTCCATATGGCCCGAGGTCGTCGAGATCGACCGCCCCGCATCGACGATGCGCGGCCCCACCGCCCAGCCGCGCGCAATCGCCTCACGCAGCGCCAGCGTCGCGCCGTCGTCGCCCAGGTTCCGGACAGTGGTGAATCCCGCCATCAGCGTCTTGTGCGCGTTCCACAGCGCCTCGTAAGCGCCGAGTTCCTTGCTCTCGGTGAACCCGGCCAGCAGCCCTTCCTGCCCCGCGCGATCCGAACCCAGATGGACATGGCTGTCGATCAGCCCGGGCAGCACCGTCTTGTCCTTGAGATCGATCACCGGCGCCTGGCCCAGGGGCATGACATGACCGTCATAGACGCCGATGATCGTGCCGTCCTTGACCGCGATGGTGCTGGCCCCGCGCGGCGCCTGTCCCGGCCGGTCGAGCAGCGACCCGGCATGGATGTAGCGGTCCACCGACGCAGACGTTTGTGCGAGTGCAGACCCCGCGAGCAGGCTGGCGGCGGCGAGTGCGGCCCAGGATTTCATGCTGTTCCCCTTCATTGCGAAGGAGAAAGCTATGCAGCTCAGCCGAGCTTGTCGACCTGATCCTTGAGCGCCGAAAGCTGCGCCTTCAGCGCCGCGATCTCGTCATCCTTGCTCTTTTCGGGAGCCGCCGTACCGGGCGCGGTCCCGACCGGTGCCGCGCCAGGCTTGAACGCCTCGGCCGCCGCTTCGAACATCTGCATGTTGCGCTTGGCGATCTCGGCAAAGGGCGAATTGGCGAATGCGCCTTCGACTGCAGTCTTGAACTGCTCCTGATTGCGGCGAAAGCTCTCCATCGACGCTTCGAGATAGCCGGGGACCATCGCCTGCATACTGTCGCCATAGAGCGCGATGAGCTGGCGCAGGAAGTTCACCGGCAGCAATGTCTGGCCGCGCGCTTCCTCTTCCATGATGATCTGCGTCAGGACGTTGTGGGTGATGTCCTCCTCGCTCTTGGCATCGATGACCTTGAAGTCGCGCCCTTCGCGCGTCATCGCGGCGAGATGGTCGAGCGTGATGTAGGACGAGGTTTCGGTGTTGTAGAGTCGCCGGTTCGCGTATTTCTTGATGATGACCGGGCCGTCGGTATTCGCGGTCTTCTTCATGCTGGCCCCCAAAGGTGTCTGATATGTCCCTAACACCTTTCCTTGCCGCATCGCAACACGGACCGCGCCCGCTGCCGCTGTTTCTGGAATTGCTGCGCAGCGAGACCGCACAATCGCCCGATCGCCGCGCCGCCGCGCTGGCAGGGCTCGCCGCCTATCAGGCCGCGCGCCGCCCCCGTCCGCGCAAGCCGATGCCGGTCGTCGCTCAGGCCGGGCGGGCGGTGCTGCGCGATTATGGCGGTACCGGAACTCCGGCGATATTCGTCCCCTCGCTCATCAATCCGCCGATGATCCTCGACATGCGCTATCGCCGCTCGCTGCTGCGCTGGATGTCGCGGCGCGGAGTCCGGCCATTGCTGGTCGACTGGGGCACGCCCACCCCCGCCGACCGCGCGCAGGACGCGGCGCAGCATATCGAGGAGATGCTGATCCCCTTGCTCCGCAGCATCGGCGAGCCGGTGGCGCTGGTCGGCTATTGCCTCGGCGGCACCTTTGCTGCTGCAGCGGCAAGCGCCGTGCCGGTGCGCGGCCTCGCGATGATCGCGACGCCCTGGCGGTTCTCCGGCTTCTCGCCGGAAGCGCTTGAGCGGATCGATTCACTCTGGCACGCCGCGCACGATAGCTGCGACCGGCTCGGGCTGGTCCCGATGGAGGTGCTCCAGACCGGCTTCTGGCAGCTCGACCCGGGCCGCACCATCGCCAAGTACGAGCGCTTCGGACGGCTCGACCCGGCCAGCCCAGCTGCCAGAACCTTCGTCGCGATGGAGGATTGGGCGAATGCGGGCGCGCCGCTCACCTATGCCGCAGGGCGCCAGATCTTCGACGATTTCTTCGCGACCGATCTGCCTGGGCAGGCACGCTGGCGGGTTGCCGGAACGATCGTCGACCCGCACGCCCTGCCCTGCCCGACGGTCGAGTTCGTCTCGCTCACCGACCGGATCGTTCCCGCCACCAGCGCCGCCGGGCTTGCCGACCGACGCGAGCTTCGGCTCGGCCATGTCGGCATGATGGTCGGCTCCTCGGCCCGCCAGTCTCTCTGGCAACCGCTTGCGGACTGGCTAACCGCGCTTCCTGCCCCTAGATAGCCCGCAAAGGACCCCAGCAGGAGCTATTCCATGACCGAAGCCGTGATCGTCGCCGCCAAGCGCACCCCCGTCGGCAGCTTCCTCGGCGCGTTCGCATCGACCCCCGCGCACGAGCTGGGCCGCATCGCGATCGAAGCCGCGCTCGCACAGGCGGGCGTGAAGGGCGATGAGGTTTCCGAAGTGATCCTCGGCCAGGTGCTCACCGCCGCGCAGGGCCAGAACCCCGCGCGCCAGGCATCGATGGCGGCGGGCGTCCCCGAGGAAGTTCCCGCATGGGGCGTCAACCAGGTCTGCGGATCGGGCCTCCGCGCCGTCGCGCTCGCGGCGCAGGCGATCCAGACCGGTGACGCGACCATCGTCGTCGCGGGCGGGCAGGAATCGATGTCGATGTCGGCCCATGCGCAGACGCTGCGCGCGGGCGCCAAGATGGGCGATGTCGCGCTGGTCGATACGATGATCAAGGACGGCCTGACCGACGTGTTCAACGGCTATCACATGGGCATCACCGCCGAGAATCTGGCCGAACAATATCAGGTGACCCGCGGCGAGCAGGATGAATTCGCCGTCCGCTCGCAGAATCTCGCCGAACAGGCGCGCGCCGACGGCAAGTTCAAGGACGAGATCGCCCCGGTCACGCTCAAGACCCGCAAGGGCGAGACGGTCGTCGACCAGGACGAATATATCCGCGCGGGCGCCACGCTCGACGGTGTCAGCGGCCTGCGCCCCGCGTTCAAGAAGGACGGCACCGTCACCGCCGCCAACGCCTCGGGCATCAATGATGGCGCCGCTGCGCTCGTGGTGATGAGCCGAGAGGAAGCCGAAAAGCGCGGCGCACCGATCCTGGCCACGATCAAGAGCTGGGCAACTGCAGGCGTCGATCCCTCGATCATGGGCATCGGCCCCGTCCCCGCGACAAAGAAGGCACTCGCCAAGGCGGGATGGAGCATCGCCGATCTCGATCTGATCGAGGCGAACGAAGCCTTTGCGGCGCAGGCGCTGTCGGTCGGCAAGGAACTCGGCCTCGACCCCGACAAGGTCAACGTCAATGGCGGCGCGATCGCCATCGGCCACCCGATCGGCGCGAGCGGCGCGCGCGTGCTGACGACGCTCCTCTACGAAATGCAGCGCCGCGACGCCAAAAAGGGACTCGCGACTCTGTGCATCGGCGGCGGCATGGGCATCGCCATGTGCGTGGAGCGGTAATGCCTTGGCGGGCGCGCGGTCCGGTCGCGCGCCCGATCAGTCGATCCGCTTGATCCGCGCGGACCGCAGTCCGTTGACCGATCCCATGAAACTGCCCAGCGCCGCGCGGCGTATCGTGATTGTATCGCCCGTCTTTGGTTCGGCCGAAGGGAAGTTCTCCAGCGTCTGCCAGGTCGATCCGTCCTCCAGCTTGATCGTCCAGCGGTCGTAGCCGCTGCGCCACGCACGATCGATTTTGGCGGTGATCTCCTTGATCTCCTCGCGCTCCTCCTCATCGTCGTCGCCACCGAACAGCTTGATCTTGGGGATCGATATCCCGAACAGGCGTCGCCGCGTGTCGCGCACCGACTCCCGCGTGACCACGACGATCTCCTTCTTGTCGCGCGCCTCTTGCAGTGCAGCGACGGCCGAATCAAAGCAGGCGAGTCGCGCCGCCGCATCGGTAATCGCCCGGCATTTGGTCACGTCTTCGACCAATGCGGAGGGCTTACCCTCCTGCGCGCTGGCGGTGGCCGCCACGCTTCCGATTGCCGTTGCCAATAGGATCAGGCGCATCACGAACTCCCTCCCTGTTCGACCATATTCAGCCGATTCTGGATGGGGGACAGGCTGCCACGCTCCGGCACGGACCGCCACCCCAAAGCCAATGTTTCGAATATGTGTCGAATTTGTCACACCGGATACGAAAATCCATGACAGGGTGCTTATCGCATTGCGGCAAAGATGAACCGCAACTTACAACTCCCCGCAGCGTCCGCAGCCGGGCAACCGGTAGCTGGGCCAACCGCATGACCAATCCACGGTCTGTCTTAGGGGGTTTAAAACCTATGAAATCTGTTTTCCGCACTCGCCTGATGGCATCGACGCTGCTGATCGGCGCGTCGATGGCGGCGGCTCCTGCGTTCGCGCAGGTAACGGACGGCGCGCAAGAAGAAGATGCGCCCACCACCGTCACCATCACCGGCACCCGCATTGCGCGCCCCGATCTGGAAGCGCCCAGCCCCGTCACCACCGTTTCGGCCGAGCAGATCGCTCTGACCGGTACGCAGACGCTCGAAAACCTCGTCAACGAACTGCCGCAGGTCATTCCGGGCAACACCCGCGTGTCGAACAACTCGGGCGGTGAGAACTTCGCCACCCTCGACCTGCGTGGCCTTGGCCCGGGTCGCACGCTCATCCTGCTGAATGGTGAGCGTCTCCCGGCTTCGACCACCACCGGCGTCACCGACATCTCGCAGATCCCGGTCGGCCTGATCCAGCGTGTCGACGTTGTGACCGGCGGCGCATCGGCCGTTTACGGTTCGGACGCGATCGCGGGCGTCGTCAACTTCATCCTTCGTGACGATTACGAGGGCATGGAGCTGACCGCGCAGACCAACGTTTCCGAAGAAGGCGTTGGCTTCAACCACTCGATCTCGGGCATGTTCGGCGGCAACTTCGCCGACGGCAAGGGCAACATCACGCTGTACGCGTCGTATTTCGATCGCGACGCGGTGAGCCAGAGCCGCTTCGATTACTCGCGCGTTGCTGGCGCTCTCGTCTATGACAGCTCGCGCGGCGAAACGATTATCATCGACGACGCAAGTGAATACAACGCCGCAACGATGACGATCGTCGCGGGCGGTGGTTCGGCGACCCCGGCTTGGGGAACGATTACCACCAATACCTCGACCAACCCGTTCAACTCGGCGATCCTGAACACCTATCCGGGCTTCGCCGCAGGCAACACCCCGGCAGGCTGCACCCGTTCGACCTCGACGCTGACGTTCAACGCGGCAGGTCAGCTCTCGCCGACCTTCGGCAGCGGCGCCTGCACCGTAGGTGATGGCCCGGAGCGTGCTTATGGCTCGTCGCGCTACAACTATGCCCCGGCGAACTATCTGATCACGCCCTATGATCGCCTGAACTTCTCGGCGCTCGGCAGCTATGAGCTGGGCGATGACACGATGTTCCGCTTCTACAGCTCGTTCACCCAGGCAAACCAGCAGGTCAACCTGGCGCCGACGCCTGCGACGGGCATCTCCGTGCCGTACAACTCGCCGCTGATCCCGGCCGATCTGGCTGCGGCTCTGGCGACCCGTCCGGACCCGACGGCACCATTCACGATCAACCGTCGTTTCACCGAAACCGGCCCGCGTGACGGTCGTTTCAAGACCAACTCGTTCAACATCCGCGGCATCGTGGAGCATGATCTGGGCGGTGGCTGGAACCTCAATGCAATCGCCAGCTTCGGTCGCGTCGATAACGCCATTCGCGGCATCGGCAACATCAACCGCACCGCGGTGGCCCAGGGTCTCGCTGGCTGCCCGACCGGTTCGCTGCCGGGCTGCGTGCCGATCGACATCTTCGGTCAGAACACCCTGACGCCGACGATGGTCAACTTCGTCCAGGTCGACACCCAGAGCCAGGAAACGTTCGAGCAGGTCCGCGCTGCGGTCAACCTGGCCGGCGAGCTCTTCGAGCTTCCGGGTGGTGCGGCCGGCGTCGCGGTTGGTGCGGAATACCGCAAGGACACCGGCGCGACCGTCGTCGATGCCAACATGGCGAGCGGTAACATCTACGGCTTCAACGCTGCTCAGTCGATCAGCGGCTCGATCAACGTGAAGGAGTTCTACGGCGAAGTTCGTCTGCCGATCCTCGGCGGCGATGGCTTCCCGGATCTCCTCGCGATCGGTGCCGGTGCCCGCTATTCCGACTATTCGTCGATTGGCGGCCTGTTCAACTGGAAGGCCGAAGCGGAGTTCGCGCCGATCAAGGAAGTTCGCTTCCGCGGTACGTACAACCGTGCGGCACGCGCACCGAACGTGTTCGAGCTGTTCCAGAACGGTGACCAGGGCTTCTACAGCTATGTCGATCCCTGCAACGCGGGCGCAACCCGTGATGCCACCGAGGAAGCGAACTGCGCAGCCTTCGGCGTTCCCGCCGGTGCGCTGCCTGGCTTCGCCCAGATCAACTCGCAGGCACAGGGCTTCTCGTTCGGCGATCCGACGCTGACCGAGGAAAAGGCTGAAACCTGGACGATCGGCGCGGTGATCTCGCCGGGTCGTGTTCTGGGTGGTCAGCTCAACCTGACGATCGACTATTACAACATCGAACTGACCAACCGCATCGCTGGCCAGTCGCCGCAGTTCTACCTGAACCAGTGCTACAGCCAGTCGATCGCTTCGGCGTGCGCCAACATCACTCGCGACCCGGCAACGGGTCAGGTGACGGCGGTCAACGTCGGTCGTCTGAACAGCCCGACCCCGCTGACCACGGCTGGTGTCGACGTTGGTTTCGACTGGTCGGTTCCGGTGGGTGACGGCGCGCGCGTCTTCATCAGCAACCTGACCACCTATGTCGACACGTACGACATCGGCGGCACCGAATATGCCGACACGGCCGAAGGCGGTCTCGGCGGCGTGACGTTCCGCTGGGCCAACACCGCGACGGTCGGCTATCGCAACGACCGGTTCACCGGTCAGGTGCGCTATGTGTGGCGTCAGGGCGGTCGTCAGGACTATACCGGTGGCACCTTCTCGGGCTACTTCGACGATGCACGCGGTCGCATCCCCGATCTGCATCTCGTGAACCTGTCGCTCCGCTATGCGGTCACCGACAATTTCGAGATCACGGGCATCGTGAACAACCTGCTCGACAAGTTCCCGCCGCAGACTGCGGGCGGCTATTTCGAGCAGGCCAACACCAACATCAACTTCTACGACGCCTACGCGCTGGGCCGGAACTTCACCTTCCAGGCGAAGATCAAGCTCTGATCGTTTCGATCAAGTCGAACTACGGACGGCGGGGAGAAATCCCCGCCGTCTTTTTTGCGTCCGGCACAGCGGGTGCCAAATAGCGCTCGAATGCGGGAAAGGGCGGCGCCTCAGCGCGCGGGAACGACGTCGAAAGCAACCGTCAGCCGCTCCGCATCTCCGGCAAAGGGCAAGGTTCCGTGCCACATCGACGACGGGAACAGCGCCAAAGCGCCGACCTGGGGTGTGATGATGCGGCGTGGCGCAAGATCGAGTTCCAACTCGTCCGGCGGAGCGCCCAGCTGAAGCGCCCCGGCATCGGCCCCATCGGCCGGATCATGCGGCGGCAGCGCAAAATAGCAGGCCGAGCTGATCCAGCCTTCGGAATGGACATGGTTGATATGATAGCCCGAGCGGCGCAACCGCACCGACCAGGAGCCGGAGAAACGGAAATCTGCGGACTTGCGGTTCAGCATCGGATGCCCGGCATCATCGGGCAGGCCGTCGATATAGCGGCCGACCGCGCGTCCGATCATCGCCTTCAATTCGGCGATTTCGGGTTCCGGGCGCGTGAACAACGCCCCCGCCGTCTGCGTCCCGTTGCGCAGCGTCTGGTCCGCGGGATGGTGACGGGTAATGTGCATACGCCGCAGGACAGCCGCCATGCGCGCCGCAAATTCAGCTGCCTCGCCGGTATCGGGCGCCAGCTGGATCAGCGCGACGTGCCGCTCATAGTCGTGCAGCCATCGCTCGCGCGGGTCGTCCAGCAGCCGCCACGCCGTCCCCAGATAGGCCCAGGCCAGCTGATTGGCGGGATCGGCATCGCAGCACGCCTGCGCCTCCCCCGCCGCGCGCGCCGGATCGCGGCGGCGCAACAGATGCCGGGCCAGCGCGACACGATAGTCCGAATGCCCGCCCCACGCGCCCTGCGCCGCCGCGAATGCTGCGTCGGCCTCGTCAAGCTGGCCCTCCTCGCTATGGGCCATTGCGCGCGCCAGATGCAGCGTCGGCGTTCCCCCCGTCGCCGCGATACCGCGCGCCGCGACCTGCGCGGCATCGCGATACTGGCGAAACCCGTTCAGCGCCGCGCACCAGCTCTCCCAGACCGTTGCTTCGCGCGGATAGGACCTCGCGAGCGCGGCGAAACTCTCGAACGGATCGCGATCGATGCCGAACTCCCATATCAGCCGCGCCCGTGCATGATGACCCGTCATATAGGCGGGCGCAGAGACGGTCAGCCCGTCCAGCAGCGCCAATGCGCCGTCGACATCGCCCAGTTCGATCAGTGCCGCCGCGCGATTATTCGCCAGTTCCGGGCTGTTGAGACCAGCCGAGCGCGCGTTATCATAAGCGATGAGGGCGCCGCGCGGGTCTCCTGCGGCATTCAGCGCGACTCCCAGATGCAAGGATGTGGCCGCCCGCGCCGGGTCGATCGCTTGCGCCTTGCGCAGCATTGCCACGGCCTCGGCGTGATCGCCCCGCTGCCGCAGCGTATTGCCCAGGCTGACATGGGCCAGCGCCGATCGCGGCGCGATCCTGCACGCCGCGCGCAGCCATTCGATCGCGGCGTCATAATCGCCGCGGCTCGCCGCCAGTTGCCCACGATTGATATAGGGATCGACATAGGCGGGATCGGCGGAAATCGCGTTGGCATAGGCCGCGTCGGCGTCGGCATCCTCCTTCAGGTCGCGCAGGATATTGCCAAGGACGTTGCCAAGCTGCGGCGTAAAGGCGCCGGCAGCGATTCCACGGCGCAAGACATCGCGTGCGCCCTCCAGATTGCCAGCGGCCCGCTCGACCATCGCGGCCAGCTGAACGACCGTCGCGTCACCCGCATGGCTCGAAAGAAGAGGCGCGATCGCCGTACGCGCAGCCACCACCTCACCGCGCTGGACGTTCGTGTGAATTGACTGGAGTTCGGATGCGAGCGCGGGCGGGATCATAACCCTGATCCTCGCCCGTTCACTCCGTCGGGTCAACGCATCCGAAATTACCCCTGGCCGTCAGCGCGCGCTGGTGCGGACCTGCTCATAGGGGACGAAATCGCCGAGACGGACATAGCCAGCCGGCGTGCCGGCGACATTGTCGGCCAGTTCAAGCGCCTGACCGCTGCACAGCTGCGAACCATAGACCTTGCGGTACAGGCTCGTATCGGTGCCCAGGCTCTCAGTGCCCGACCGTGGGCGGTTCACGTAAAGCTTATTGCCACGCCGGAACACGATCGCGGTGCCCTCCACAACCGAAGCCATGGCAGGGGTCGCCAGGCAGCTCACCGGCTCCCGCTCGACCAGTCCATCGACGAGGATCGCAAGCTTGGCCTCACCGTCGAGGGCCGGTTCCTGATCTGCCGCTGCCATGCCCGGCAGAACGATGGCGGAAAGGGCGGCCGCTACAAGCATCTTACGCATATGAGTCACTCCCTGTTGCATATCGAGCGGGGCAGATGTCAGGCCACGCCAGAGCGCCCGAAGGCGGTCGCTCAACGCGCGCTGGTGCGCACCTTTTCATACGGCACAAAGTCACCCAGAACGACAAAGCCGTTCCACATGCGCGACGTGCGGTCGAGAAGGTCGACCTTGTCGATGTTGCACAGCTGGCTGCCATAGATTTTGGTCAGCAGGATATCGTCATCGTCCAGGCTGTATGCGCCCGAGCGCGGGCGGTTGACATACAGCTTGCTGCCACTGCGATAGACGATCGCGGTGCCGTCGATGATCGTGCTGTTGTCCATCGAATAGGTGGGCAGGCACTTGACCGGCTTTCCGGCCACACGCCCCTCCAGCATCTTGGCCAGTTCGGCCTCGCCCTTCGGATTTGGTTTTTCATCGGCCGACGCCACGCCCGGAAGGGTCAGAGCGGCGAGAGCGGCGGCTACAAGCATTTTACGCATGGGGTTCACTCCACTCCTGTCTTGTCCAAGATGGTGCCACAGCGCGCCTTTCACAACGCTGAACCGTTTCGGGATCTAATCCCAGATCCGGTCGAACCGCGCGCCCAATCCGGTAATCAGCTCATATTGCGACAGGCCCGACACTGCGGAGGTAGCGGGCAGGTCATAGGCGATCGTGACCCAATCCCCTTCTGCCAGATCGGGTGCGGCGCCGACATCGATCGCGGTCAGGTCCATCGACACACGCCCGACGACCGGCAGCGCGACCCCGTCGGCGGAACGCGCCAGCCCCCTGCCCGAAAAACAGCGCAGATAGCCGTCTGCATAGCCCAGGTTCAGGATCGCGATCTCGGTGTCCGCCGTCGCCGTCCAGGTGAGGTTATAGCCAACGCCCTGCCCCGCCGGGACCAGCCGCCGCTGAAGGATTTGCGCCTGCGGCGTCACCACCTGCGCGATCCGGCCTTCAAAGGCCGGGCTCGGCACGCCGCCATAAAGCGCGATGCCTGGCCGCGTCAGATCGAACGCATAGTCGGCACCCAGGCCGATCCCGGCGGAATTGGCGAGACTCATCCGTCGCGCTCCCGTCCGCCCGCGCAGCGCCGCAAATCGCTCGCACTGAAGCGCGTTGAGCGGGACATCCTCATCGGCACTGGCAAGATGGCTCATCAGCGTTTCGATCCCGAGGCCGTCGAGCAGCCCCGCCGCGACATCTTCAGGCCGGATGCCGAGCCGGTTCATGCCGGTATCCACCATCACGTCGCACGCGCCCCCGCCCGCCTCGCGCCAGCGGCGTATCTGCTGCACACTGCTCAGTACCGGTCGGACATTGCGCGCCGCCAACGCCGCCGGCAGATCCGCGTCGCGCACCCCGTGCAGGACCGAGACGGCGACATCCTCCTCCGCAAGCGCCAGCGCCTCGCGCCAGGTCGCGACAAAGAAGTCGCGGCACCCTGCCCCGGCCAGCCGGCGCACCACGTCGCGTGCGCCCAGCCCATAGCCATCGGCCTTCACCGCCGCGCCGCACGCCGCCGATCCGCTCATCGCGGCCAGCGTGCGCCAGTTGGCGGTCAGAGCGTCGGAGTCGAGGCGCAGGCGAAGGGGCGAAGGGATCATATCCCCCGCCTAGGATCGCCCCGCGATTCCCGCAATCACGCGTGAACCAGATCGCGTTCCTTGAGCAGAAACACCGTCACCACCAGCGCCATCGCGACGACGATCCAGGTGTACCACAGCCCCGAATAGGGATCGCCGCTCTTCGCGACCATATATTGACTGATGAGCGGCAGGAATCCGCCAAAATAGCCCGTCCCGATATGATAGGGAATCGACATCGAGCTATAACGGATGCGCGGCGGGAACAGCTCGGTCAGCAAGGCTGCAACCGGGCCGTATGTCGCTCCGGACAGCGCCGCCAGCGCGACGATCGCGATCAGGATCAATATCAGATCGACCGCTCCTGGCGTCACCCGCTCCAGCGAATAGCCCGAATCGGCGAGCGCCGCATCGATATCGACCGCCGTGTTCGACACGACCGGAATGCTGCCGATCGCCACCGACGCCGAGGGGGTCACCGCCTGGCTGTAGGGAATGCCCTTTTTCGACAGATAGTCCATCAACTGGCCGCATGTCGTCGCCTGCCGCGCGGCAAAGGGATCATAGGCGCAGTCGGGGCCGGAGACGACCACCGGCGACCGCTTCGCCGCCTCCGCCAGACCCGGATTGGCGGCGTGACCCATCGCCCAGAACAGCGGGAACAGCATCAGCAAGGTGAAGCCATAGCCGATGATGATCGGCTTCTTGCGTCCGATCCGGTCGGACAATTTGCCGAACAGGATGAACCAGAACAGCCCCGCCGCCGCGCCCCCCGCCGCCAGCAGCTGCGCGGTGACCGCCTCGACCCGCATCGGCCCCTGCAGGAAGGAGAGAACCGAAAAGGTCGCTGTGTACCAGATCACCGTCAGCCCCGCCGCGATGCCGAACAGCGCCACGAACAGTCGGCGCAGATTGCCGGGATAGGTGAAGCTTTCCTTGAGCGGATTGCGCGCCACCTCGCCCGACGCCTTCATCGCCCGGAAGACCGGACTCTCGGACAGTTTGAGGCGCATATAGAGCGAGATCGCCAGCAACGCGATCGAGAAGAGGAAGGGCAGCCGCCAGCCCCATGCGTCGAACGCGCTCTCGGGCATCGCAAATCGGGTCGTCAGCACCACCGCGAGGCTCAGGATGAAGCCTGCCGACACGCTCGCCTGAATGAAACTGGTGTGATAGCCCGCACGCCCCGGCGGCGAATGCTCCGCGACATAGATCGCCGCGCCGCCATATTCGCCGCCCAGCGCAAGTCCCTGAAGGATGCGCAGCCCGATGACGATGATCGGCGCCGCCGCCCCGATCGAGGCATAGGACGGGACCAGTCCGACCCCCGCCGTCGCGACGCCCATCAGCGTGATGGTGACAAGGAAGGTGTATTTGCGCCCGAGCTTGTCGCCCAGATAACCGAACAGCACCGCGCCGAGCGGACGGAAGCCGAACCCGACCGCAAACCCCGCCCAGGCGTACAGCGCCTCCATGACCGGTGATGATGCGGCGAAGAAGGTCCGTCCGATAATCCCCGATGCGGCGAGCGTCCCGTAGATGAAGAAATCATACCATTCGAACACGGTGCCGAGCGAGGAGGCGGTCACCACCTGCCGC
This genomic interval carries:
- a CDS encoding acetyl-CoA C-acetyltransferase; protein product: MTEAVIVAAKRTPVGSFLGAFASTPAHELGRIAIEAALAQAGVKGDEVSEVILGQVLTAAQGQNPARQASMAAGVPEEVPAWGVNQVCGSGLRAVALAAQAIQTGDATIVVAGGQESMSMSAHAQTLRAGAKMGDVALVDTMIKDGLTDVFNGYHMGITAENLAEQYQVTRGEQDEFAVRSQNLAEQARADGKFKDEIAPVTLKTRKGETVVDQDEYIRAGATLDGVSGLRPAFKKDGTVTAANASGINDGAAALVVMSREEAEKRGAPILATIKSWATAGVDPSIMGIGPVPATKKALAKAGWSIADLDLIEANEAFAAQALSVGKELGLDPDKVNVNGGAIAIGHPIGASGARVLTTLLYEMQRRDAKKGLATLCIGGGMGIAMCVER
- the phaR gene encoding polyhydroxyalkanoate synthesis repressor PhaR, with protein sequence MKKTANTDGPVIIKKYANRRLYNTETSSYITLDHLAAMTREGRDFKVIDAKSEEDITHNVLTQIIMEEEARGQTLLPVNFLRQLIALYGDSMQAMVPGYLEASMESFRRNQEQFKTAVEGAFANSPFAEIAKRNMQMFEAAAEAFKPGAAPVGTAPGTAAPEKSKDDEIAALKAQLSALKDQVDKLG
- a CDS encoding alpha/beta fold hydrolase, whose product is MSLTPFLAASQHGPRPLPLFLELLRSETAQSPDRRAAALAGLAAYQAARRPRPRKPMPVVAQAGRAVLRDYGGTGTPAIFVPSLINPPMILDMRYRRSLLRWMSRRGVRPLLVDWGTPTPADRAQDAAQHIEEMLIPLLRSIGEPVALVGYCLGGTFAAAAASAVPVRGLAMIATPWRFSGFSPEALERIDSLWHAAHDSCDRLGLVPMEVLQTGFWQLDPGRTIAKYERFGRLDPASPAARTFVAMEDWANAGAPLTYAAGRQIFDDFFATDLPGQARWRVAGTIVDPHALPCPTVEFVSLTDRIVPATSAAGLADRRELRLGHVGMMVGSSARQSLWQPLADWLTALPAPR
- a CDS encoding metal-dependent hydrolase family protein, producing the protein MKSWAALAAASLLAGSALAQTSASVDRYIHAGSLLDRPGQAPRGASTIAVKDGTIIGVYDGHVMPLGQAPVIDLKDKTVLPGLIDSHVHLGSDRAGQEGLLAGFTESKELGAYEALWNAHKTLMAGFTTVRNLGDDGATLALREAIARGWAVGPRIVDAGRSISTTSGHMDRRLGVVEDLHAAINTENLCDGPAECRKAVRNQVARGVDVIKIATTGGVNSRIGAGLGKQMFDDEAQAIVETARLYGKKVAVHAHGADGVALALKMGADSIEHGTLMDDATIAQFARSRAYYVPTLSTVNGYLERIAKDPNAYPPAVRAKIDWRISITGKALEKAVPAGVKVAFGTDAGVSKHGRNADEFELMVKHGMTPMQAIVAATTNAADLLGLAKDVGSIEPGKSADIIAVSGDPLKDVRVLKSVGFVMRAGVVHKGG
- a CDS encoding TonB-dependent receptor plug domain-containing protein, whose amino-acid sequence is MSNLSHRIRKSMTGCLSHCGKDEPQLTTPRSVRSRATGSWANRMTNPRSVLGGLKPMKSVFRTRLMASTLLIGASMAAAPAFAQVTDGAQEEDAPTTVTITGTRIARPDLEAPSPVTTVSAEQIALTGTQTLENLVNELPQVIPGNTRVSNNSGGENFATLDLRGLGPGRTLILLNGERLPASTTTGVTDISQIPVGLIQRVDVVTGGASAVYGSDAIAGVVNFILRDDYEGMELTAQTNVSEEGVGFNHSISGMFGGNFADGKGNITLYASYFDRDAVSQSRFDYSRVAGALVYDSSRGETIIIDDASEYNAATMTIVAGGGSATPAWGTITTNTSTNPFNSAILNTYPGFAAGNTPAGCTRSTSTLTFNAAGQLSPTFGSGACTVGDGPERAYGSSRYNYAPANYLITPYDRLNFSALGSYELGDDTMFRFYSSFTQANQQVNLAPTPATGISVPYNSPLIPADLAAALATRPDPTAPFTINRRFTETGPRDGRFKTNSFNIRGIVEHDLGGGWNLNAIASFGRVDNAIRGIGNINRTAVAQGLAGCPTGSLPGCVPIDIFGQNTLTPTMVNFVQVDTQSQETFEQVRAAVNLAGELFELPGGAAGVAVGAEYRKDTGATVVDANMASGNIYGFNAAQSISGSINVKEFYGEVRLPILGGDGFPDLLAIGAGARYSDYSSIGGLFNWKAEAEFAPIKEVRFRGTYNRAARAPNVFELFQNGDQGFYSYVDPCNAGATRDATEEANCAAFGVPAGALPGFAQINSQAQGFSFGDPTLTEEKAETWTIGAVISPGRVLGGQLNLTIDYYNIELTNRIAGQSPQFYLNQCYSQSIASACANITRDPATGQVTAVNVGRLNSPTPLTTAGVDVGFDWSVPVGDGARVFISNLTTYVDTYDIGGTEYADTAEGGLGGVTFRWANTATVGYRNDRFTGQVRYVWRQGGRQDYTGGTFSGYFDDARGRIPDLHLVNLSLRYAVTDNFEITGIVNNLLDKFPPQTAGGYFEQANTNINFYDAYALGRNFTFQAKIKL